The following proteins are co-located in the Diaphorobacter sp. HDW4B genome:
- the narI gene encoding respiratory nitrate reductase subunit gamma: MNAWLNTLLFGIYPYVCLAVFFIGSWMRFDRDQYTWKTDSSQLLRKGSLRWGSNLFHVGVLFLFFGHSFGMLTPHFLYEGFISAGHKQLMAMVSGGVAGLLAFIGVTLLLIRRLGDERIRVTSKPSDIMLLVLLWIQLALGLATIPLSAQHLDGGMMMKLAEWAQRLVTFRSGGVELLADASWVFKAHMFLGMSLFLIFPFTRLVHVWSGFATVAYLRRPYQVVRARRLNVPAGNNNPAHRNNAA, encoded by the coding sequence ATGAACGCCTGGCTCAACACCCTTTTGTTCGGCATCTATCCGTATGTCTGTCTGGCAGTGTTCTTCATCGGCAGCTGGATGCGCTTCGACCGCGACCAGTACACATGGAAGACCGATTCGTCGCAACTGCTGCGCAAGGGCAGCCTGCGCTGGGGCAGCAACCTCTTTCACGTGGGCGTGCTGTTCCTGTTCTTCGGCCATTCGTTCGGCATGCTCACGCCGCACTTTCTGTATGAAGGCTTCATCAGCGCGGGCCACAAGCAACTGATGGCGATGGTGAGCGGCGGCGTCGCTGGCCTGCTCGCCTTCATCGGCGTCACGCTGCTGCTGATTCGCCGTCTGGGCGACGAACGCATCCGCGTCACCTCCAAACCCAGCGACATCATGCTGCTGGTTCTGCTGTGGATTCAACTGGCACTGGGTCTGGCGACGATTCCTCTTTCCGCACAGCACCTGGATGGTGGAATGATGATGAAGCTGGCCGAATGGGCGCAGCGTCTGGTCACCTTCCGTTCGGGCGGCGTGGAGCTGCTGGCAGATGCAAGCTGGGTGTTCAAGGCACACATGTTCCTCGGCATGAGCCTGTTCCTGATCTTCCCGTTCACGCGTCTGGTGCATGTGTGGAGTGGTTTCGCGACCGTCGCGTATCTGCGCCGCCCTTATCAGGTGGTGCGTGCACGTCGCCTGAATGTGCCTGCTGGAAACAACAACCCAGCGCATCGCAACAACGCTGCTTGA
- a CDS encoding nitrate/nitrite transporter, whose amino-acid sequence MVNTSIKATTSGATGPVDDATKQRRAWSVLIVSTLAFTVCFMVWMMFGVIGIPIKKMLNLNSTQFGLLTAMPVLTGSLVRVPLGIWTDKYGGRIVMTILMALTVPAIWVMGYATEYWHFLVAGLFVGLAGGAFSVGTPYVARWFPKERQGMAMGVYGAGNSGAAVNKFVAPVILVAFGWAAVPHVYAAIMLGAVILFWVFSYSDPSHLVASNVSFTDQLKALKDPRVLKYCQYYSIVFGGYVALSLWMVQYYVGEYGLDIRVAALLAACFSLPGGVLRAIGGVLSDKFGAHAVTWWVMWVSWICLFLLSYPQTDFTILTVNGPTTFHIGLNVYTFTALMFVLGIAWAFGKASVFKYISNDYPGNIGAISGIVGLAGGMGGFILPILFGLLMDWTGIRSSAFMLMYGVVWVSLIWMYFTEVRRTNVMAAA is encoded by the coding sequence ATGGTCAACACGTCAATCAAAGCCACCACAAGTGGCGCAACCGGCCCGGTTGACGACGCCACCAAGCAACGTCGTGCGTGGTCGGTGCTGATCGTCAGCACGCTCGCGTTCACCGTGTGCTTCATGGTGTGGATGATGTTCGGCGTGATCGGCATTCCGATCAAGAAGATGCTGAACCTGAACTCCACGCAGTTCGGTCTGCTCACCGCCATGCCGGTGCTCACCGGCTCGCTGGTGCGTGTGCCGCTGGGCATCTGGACCGACAAGTACGGTGGCCGCATCGTCATGACGATTCTGATGGCGCTGACCGTGCCCGCCATCTGGGTGATGGGCTACGCCACCGAGTACTGGCACTTCCTCGTCGCTGGTTTGTTCGTGGGCTTGGCAGGCGGTGCGTTCTCGGTGGGCACGCCTTATGTCGCGCGCTGGTTTCCCAAGGAACGTCAGGGCATGGCGATGGGCGTGTACGGCGCGGGCAACTCCGGCGCTGCAGTCAACAAATTCGTCGCGCCCGTGATTCTGGTGGCCTTCGGCTGGGCCGCTGTGCCGCATGTGTATGCGGCCATCATGCTGGGTGCCGTGATCCTGTTCTGGGTCTTCAGCTACAGCGATCCTTCGCATCTGGTGGCCAGCAACGTGTCGTTCACCGATCAGCTCAAGGCGCTCAAGGACCCGCGCGTTCTCAAGTACTGCCAGTACTACAGCATCGTGTTCGGTGGCTATGTCGCGTTGTCACTGTGGATGGTGCAGTACTACGTCGGTGAATATGGTTTGGACATCCGCGTGGCGGCTCTGCTGGCTGCCTGCTTCTCGCTGCCCGGCGGCGTGCTGCGTGCCATCGGCGGTGTGCTCAGCGACAAGTTCGGCGCGCACGCCGTGACCTGGTGGGTGATGTGGGTGAGCTGGATCTGCCTGTTCCTGCTGTCGTATCCGCAGACCGATTTCACCATCCTGACCGTCAATGGACCGACCACCTTCCACATCGGCCTGAACGTCTACACCTTCACCGCTCTGATGTTCGTGCTCGGCATTGCATGGGCGTTCGGCAAGGCCAGTGTCTTCAAGTACATCAGCAACGACTACCCCGGAAACATCGGCGCGATCAGCGGCATCGTCGGCCTCGCAGGTGGCATGGGTGGCTTCATTCTTCCGATTCTGTTCGGCCTGCTCATGGACTGGACAGGCATCCGCTCCAGCGCCTTCATGTTGATGTACGGCGTGGTCTGGGTGTCGCTCATCTGGATGTACTTCACCGAGGTGCGCCGCACCAACGTGATGGCTGCTGCATGA
- the narJ gene encoding nitrate reductase molybdenum cofactor assembly chaperone has protein sequence MFKTTPTHVRYTLRVLSRLLGYPDAQLFADLAPMIDALRMEGALPRARIDEIAQFGQHLNTLGEWEAQARYVDLFDRGHKTSLHLFEHIHGDSRDRGPALVDLQQTYEKAGLMFDANELPDHLPVVLEFASTQPPNIAQEFLGEMVEILNAIFSALVHKDSPYACVLAAVLELAGAKAHAVAIDPEPDMDEAWMEPEAFIGCSTQGQAKPGAAQPMHFVRKSEISNQSQGVSA, from the coding sequence ATGTTCAAGACCACTCCAACGCATGTGCGCTACACGCTGCGCGTGCTCTCGCGGCTGCTGGGTTATCCGGACGCGCAGTTGTTCGCCGATCTCGCCCCGATGATCGACGCGCTGCGCATGGAAGGCGCATTGCCCCGCGCGCGCATCGACGAGATCGCGCAGTTTGGTCAGCACCTCAACACCTTGGGTGAATGGGAGGCGCAGGCGCGCTATGTCGATCTGTTCGACCGCGGACACAAGACCTCGTTGCATCTGTTCGAGCACATCCACGGCGACTCGCGTGATCGCGGTCCGGCGCTCGTCGATCTGCAGCAGACCTACGAAAAGGCCGGGCTGATGTTCGATGCGAACGAGCTGCCCGACCACCTTCCAGTGGTGCTGGAGTTCGCATCGACACAGCCGCCCAACATCGCGCAGGAATTTCTGGGCGAGATGGTGGAAATCCTCAACGCCATCTTCTCGGCGCTGGTGCACAAGGACAGCCCTTACGCCTGCGTGCTCGCTGCCGTGCTGGAGCTGGCGGGAGCGAAGGCACATGCCGTCGCCATCGACCCCGAGCCCGACATGGATGAAGCCTGGATGGAGCCCGAAGCCTTCATCGGCTGCAGCACGCAAGGCCAGGCCAAACCCGGCGCGGCGCAGCCCATGCACTTTGTGCGCAAGTCGGAAATTTCGAATCAATCACAAGGAGTCTCAGCATGA
- a CDS encoding peptidylprolyl isomerase, producing the protein MSHEHHVCTCSSGGGGGGCGSMRSQADDIVVPNLPVARVNGVPLHSSEESPDTETLRQRACTELLRQQAQFKGLLSLSDQPAVQGAISQAAEKAIDQLLDNDLQLPDPTEEACERYYAAHPMLLNEQVRLRHVLFAVTQGVDVSALRKRAEACLLELRVAGTQDAARFGDVARELSNCPSGREGGELGWLSREDCAPEFAKEVFLSAEVGVLSRLVHSRFGLHVVEVLERKSGQPVAYEQARAGVVRALQQQAWTNAVRQYLQVLAGQAQLDGVDIDTADSPLVQ; encoded by the coding sequence ATGTCACATGAACATCATGTCTGCACCTGCAGTTCCGGCGGCGGTGGTGGTGGTTGCGGCTCCATGCGTTCGCAGGCCGACGACATCGTTGTGCCCAATCTTCCGGTCGCACGCGTCAACGGCGTGCCGCTGCATTCGTCCGAAGAGTCGCCCGACACCGAAACGCTGCGCCAGCGCGCATGCACCGAGCTGCTGCGTCAGCAGGCGCAGTTCAAGGGTCTGCTGAGCCTGTCCGATCAACCCGCCGTGCAAGGCGCGATCAGCCAGGCGGCGGAGAAGGCCATCGATCAACTGCTGGACAACGATCTGCAGTTGCCCGATCCCACCGAGGAAGCTTGCGAGCGCTACTACGCGGCGCATCCGATGCTGCTCAACGAGCAGGTGCGACTGCGTCATGTGCTGTTCGCGGTGACGCAAGGCGTGGACGTGAGCGCGCTGCGCAAGCGCGCCGAGGCTTGTTTGCTGGAGCTGCGCGTGGCAGGCACGCAGGACGCTGCACGCTTTGGCGACGTGGCGCGCGAGCTGTCGAACTGCCCAAGCGGTCGCGAAGGCGGTGAACTGGGTTGGCTGTCGCGTGAAGACTGCGCGCCCGAGTTCGCGAAGGAAGTTTTTTTGTCGGCGGAAGTCGGCGTGCTCTCGCGCCTTGTGCACAGCCGCTTTGGGCTGCATGTGGTCGAGGTGCTGGAGCGCAAGAGCGGTCAGCCCGTGGCTTACGAACAGGCGCGCGCAGGTGTGGTGCGCGCATTGCAGCAACAGGCGTGGACCAATGCCGTGCGCCAGTATCTGCAAGTGCTGGCAGGCCAGGCGCAGCTCGATGGCGTGGACATCGACACGGCGGATTCGCCACTGGTTCAGTAG
- the narH gene encoding nitrate reductase subunit beta, translated as MKVRAQIGMVLNLDKCIGCHTCSVTCKNVWTSRSGMEYAWFNNVETKPGIGYPKEWENQDKWNGGWTRHADGSIAPRQGGKWKLLMRIFANPNLPQIDDYYEPFTYDYDHLQSAKESKAAPTARPRSLITGQRMEKIEWGPNWEEILGGEFSKRSKDVNFEHVQKDIYGQFENTFMMYLPRLCEHCLNPACVASCPSGSIYKREEDGIVLIDQDKCRGWRMCVSGCPYKKIYYNWQSGKAEKCIFCYPRIEAGQPTVCSETCVGRIRYLGVMLYDADRIAEAASVEKDKDLYEAQMGIFLDPNDPEVIAQARIDGIPDDWMEAARKSPVYKMAVEWKVALPLHPEYRTLPMVWYVPPLSPITAAANAGQLSANGEIPDVSQLRIPVQYLANLLTAGERMPVVRALERMLAMRTYQRTKHVDGIENINVLNQVGITQHEVEDMYHVMAIANYEDRFVIPSAHREYAENTFDLRGGCGFSFGNGCSDGASEVSMFGGKKQRTIPIKANV; from the coding sequence ATGAAAGTACGCGCGCAAATCGGAATGGTGCTGAACCTGGACAAGTGCATCGGTTGCCATACCTGCTCCGTCACCTGCAAGAACGTGTGGACCAGCCGCTCCGGCATGGAGTACGCATGGTTCAACAACGTGGAGACCAAGCCCGGCATCGGCTACCCCAAGGAATGGGAGAACCAGGACAAGTGGAACGGCGGCTGGACGCGCCATGCGGACGGCTCCATCGCACCGCGTCAGGGCGGCAAGTGGAAGCTGCTCATGCGCATCTTCGCCAATCCCAATCTGCCGCAGATCGACGACTACTACGAGCCGTTCACCTACGACTACGACCATCTGCAATCGGCCAAGGAAAGCAAGGCCGCGCCCACCGCGCGCCCACGCAGCCTGATCACCGGTCAGCGCATGGAGAAGATCGAGTGGGGCCCGAACTGGGAAGAAATTCTGGGCGGTGAATTCTCCAAGCGCAGCAAGGATGTGAACTTCGAACATGTGCAGAAGGACATCTACGGCCAGTTCGAGAACACCTTCATGATGTACCTGCCGCGCCTGTGCGAGCACTGTCTGAATCCGGCGTGCGTGGCATCGTGCCCGAGCGGCTCGATCTACAAGCGCGAGGAAGACGGCATCGTGCTGATCGACCAGGACAAGTGCCGCGGCTGGCGCATGTGCGTGTCAGGCTGCCCGTACAAGAAGATCTACTACAACTGGCAAAGCGGCAAGGCCGAGAAGTGCATCTTCTGCTATCCGCGCATCGAAGCGGGACAGCCCACGGTGTGCTCCGAAACCTGCGTGGGTCGCATCCGCTATCTCGGCGTGATGCTGTACGACGCCGACCGCATCGCAGAAGCCGCGAGCGTCGAGAAGGACAAGGATCTGTACGAAGCGCAGATGGGCATCTTCCTCGATCCGAACGATCCCGAAGTCATCGCGCAGGCGCGCATCGATGGCATTCCCGACGACTGGATGGAAGCCGCGCGCAAGAGCCCCGTCTACAAGATGGCTGTCGAGTGGAAGGTGGCGCTGCCGCTGCACCCCGAATACCGCACGCTGCCGATGGTGTGGTACGTGCCGCCACTCTCGCCGATCACTGCTGCGGCCAACGCAGGCCAGCTCAGTGCGAATGGCGAGATCCCCGATGTGTCGCAACTGCGCATTCCCGTGCAGTACCTCGCCAACCTGCTGACCGCTGGCGAACGCATGCCTGTCGTGCGCGCACTCGAACGCATGCTGGCGATGCGCACGTATCAGCGCACCAAGCATGTCGACGGTATCGAGAACATCAACGTGCTCAACCAGGTCGGAATCACGCAACACGAGGTGGAAGACATGTACCACGTGATGGCGATTGCGAACTACGAAGACCGCTTCGTGATTCCGTCGGCGCACCGTGAATACGCGGAAAACACGTTCGATCTGCGCGGCGGCTGCGGCTTCTCGTTCGGCAATGGCTGCTCGGATGGCGCATCCGAAGTCAGCATGTTCGGCGGCAAGAAGCAACGCACCATTCCGATCAAGGCCAACGTCTGA
- a CDS encoding MFS transporter, producing MSNQTATMGARRQGRVLTLWTPEDKAFWQREGEAIARVNLWISVPALFLAFCIWQVWSVVAVNLPAMGFKYSTNQLFWLAAAPALSGATLRIFYSFMIPVFGGRRWTAISTASLLIPAIGIGIAVQDNTTGYPTMLMLALLCGLGGGNFSSSMANISFFFPKERKGSALGVNAGLGNLGVSAVQFLSPLVITAGVFGVLGGDAQTVVKAGQTQTLWAQNAAFIWVPWIALCSIAAWFGMNDIADAKASFADQAAIFKNKHNWVMCVLYLGTFGSFIGFAAGFPLLIKALFPQVNPLAYAWMGPLVGALVRPFGGWLADKIGGGVVTFWNFLVMALAVIGVLYFLPKGSGGFVFPFGPAEGSFAGFFAMFLVLFCTTGIGNGSTFRMIPVIFLTQKMRGIRQGDEAARTQATKEGNTEGAAAVGFAGALGAYGGFFIPKSYGSSIAATGGPELALWCFACFYIVCVVVTWWFYSRKNAEMPC from the coding sequence ATGTCAAACCAAACTGCAACGATGGGCGCGCGCCGACAAGGCCGGGTACTCACGCTCTGGACGCCGGAGGACAAGGCCTTCTGGCAGCGTGAAGGCGAGGCCATCGCCCGCGTCAACCTGTGGATTTCCGTGCCTGCGCTGTTTCTCGCTTTCTGCATCTGGCAGGTATGGAGCGTGGTAGCGGTGAATCTTCCCGCGATGGGATTCAAGTATTCGACCAACCAGCTGTTCTGGTTGGCCGCCGCGCCAGCCTTGTCCGGCGCGACATTGCGCATTTTCTACTCGTTCATGATTCCAGTGTTCGGCGGTCGTCGATGGACCGCTATCTCTACCGCTTCGCTTTTGATTCCAGCCATCGGCATCGGCATCGCGGTGCAGGACAACACCACCGGTTATCCCACCATGCTGATGCTCGCGCTGCTGTGCGGCTTGGGCGGTGGCAACTTCAGTTCCAGCATGGCCAACATCAGCTTCTTCTTTCCGAAGGAGCGCAAGGGTTCGGCGCTGGGCGTGAATGCGGGCCTCGGCAATCTCGGCGTGTCGGCAGTGCAGTTTCTGAGCCCACTGGTCATCACTGCTGGCGTGTTCGGCGTGCTCGGCGGTGATGCGCAGACCGTCGTGAAGGCTGGTCAGACGCAGACGCTCTGGGCGCAGAACGCCGCCTTCATCTGGGTGCCATGGATTGCGCTGTGCTCCATCGCCGCCTGGTTCGGCATGAACGACATCGCCGACGCCAAGGCCAGCTTTGCCGATCAGGCTGCCATCTTCAAGAACAAGCACAACTGGGTGATGTGCGTTCTGTACCTCGGCACCTTCGGCTCGTTCATCGGCTTTGCTGCTGGCTTTCCGCTGCTCATCAAGGCGCTTTTCCCACAAGTCAATCCGCTCGCCTATGCATGGATGGGCCCGCTCGTCGGCGCACTCGTGCGCCCCTTCGGCGGCTGGCTGGCCGACAAGATCGGCGGCGGCGTGGTCACTTTCTGGAACTTCCTCGTGATGGCGCTGGCGGTGATCGGCGTGCTGTATTTCCTGCCCAAGGGCTCGGGTGGTTTCGTGTTCCCGTTTGGTCCCGCCGAAGGCAGCTTTGCAGGCTTCTTCGCGATGTTCCTGGTGCTGTTCTGCACCACCGGTATCGGCAACGGATCGACCTTCCGCATGATCCCCGTGATCTTCCTCACACAGAAGATGCGCGGCATTCGCCAAGGCGATGAAGCCGCTCGCACACAAGCCACCAAGGAAGGCAATACCGAAGGCGCTGCCGCCGTGGGCTTTGCCGGTGCGCTAGGCGCATACGGCGGCTTCTTCATCCCCAAGAGCTACGGCAGCTCGATCGCCGCGACCGGCGGCCCCGAGTTGGCGCTGTGGTGCTTTGCCTGCTTCTACATCGTCTGCGTCGTAGTCACTTGGTGGTTCTACTCGCGCAAGAACGCAGAGATGCCTTGCTGA
- a CDS encoding nitrate reductase subunit alpha produces MSHFLDRLMYFSQPTESFSGGHGQTNGEDRTWEDAYRDRWAHDKIVRSTHGVNCTGSCSWKIYVKGGIVTWETQQTDYPRTRPDLPNHEPRGCARGASYSWYLYSANRVKYPMIRGRLLKHWRAALAVAKSPVDAWASIVKNQSARSEWQKQRGLGGFVRSTWDEVNQIIAAANIYTIKKHGPDRIIGFSPIPAMSMISYAAGSRYLSLIGGVCMSFYDWYCDLPPASPQTWGEQTDVPESADWYNSTYLIAWGSNVPQTRTPDAHFFTEVRYKGAKVVAVTPDYSEVAKLADLWMHPQQGTDAAVAMAMGHVILKEFYFDKKSEYFDAYARRYTDLPLLVALKEKKLPDGRTALVPDRYVRASDFDSKLGQDNHPDWKTVAFEQDGRVVVPNGSIGFRWGAEGREDQGLWNLETKEAGGSEVNLKLSVMEDASVQHSVADVAFPYFGGVESPNFKHNEQDGDVLVRRVPVSHMQLSGDGLQGRVAVATVFDLLAANYGIHRGLEGEGPATSYDDNVPYTPAWQEQITGVPRDQVITTAREFADNADKTHGKSMVIIGAAMNHWYHCDMNYRGIINMLMLCGCIGQSGGGWAHYVGQEKLRPQTGWTALAFALDWMRPPRQQNSTSFFYAHTDQWRYEKLGVEEVLSPLADKRDYSGSMIDYNVRAERMGWLPSAPQLKTNPLQVVRDAQAANVDAKDYVVNSLKSGSLTMSCEDPDHPANWPRNMFVWRSNILGSSGKGHEYFLKHLLGTTHGVQGKDLGPEEAKPEEVHWHANGPEGKLDLLVTLDFRMSTTCLYSDIVLPTATWYEKNDLNTSDMHPFIHPLSAAVDPAWQARSDWEIYKGFAKTFSELCVGHLGVEKEVVLTPIMHDTAAELAQPFGVKDWKRGECDLIPGKTAPQISVVERDYPNVYKRFTALGPLMEKVGNGGKGIGWNTETEVAQLGDLNGRVREEGVTKGMPRIVSDIDATEVVMMLAPETNGHVACKAWEALGKQTGLDHVHLALHREDEKIRFRDIQAQPRKIISSPTWSGLESEKVSYNAGYTNVHELIPWRTLTGRQQFYQDHPWMRDFGEGFVSYRPPVHLKTLHEVEGKKPNGNPEIALNFITPHQKWGIHSTYSDNLHMLTLNRGGPVVWLSEDDAKRAGIEDNDWVELFNTNGAIAARAVVSQRVNQGMVMMYHAQEKIINTPGSEITGTRGGIHNSVTRIVLKPTHMIGGYAQYSYGFNYYGTIGTNRDEFVLVRKMRRVDWLDEEHKNNPTHA; encoded by the coding sequence ATGAGCCATTTTCTAGACCGTCTCATGTATTTCTCACAGCCCACGGAGAGCTTCTCCGGCGGGCACGGCCAGACCAATGGCGAAGACCGCACCTGGGAGGACGCGTACCGTGATCGCTGGGCGCACGACAAGATCGTGCGTTCCACGCACGGCGTGAACTGCACGGGTTCATGCTCGTGGAAGATCTATGTGAAGGGTGGCATCGTCACCTGGGAAACGCAGCAGACCGACTACCCACGCACACGTCCCGACCTGCCCAACCACGAGCCACGTGGCTGCGCGCGCGGCGCGAGCTACAGCTGGTATCTGTACAGCGCCAACCGCGTGAAGTACCCGATGATTCGTGGCCGTCTGCTCAAGCACTGGCGCGCCGCATTGGCCGTGGCCAAGAGCCCGGTGGACGCGTGGGCCAGCATCGTCAAAAACCAATCCGCTCGCAGCGAATGGCAGAAGCAACGCGGCTTGGGCGGCTTCGTGCGCAGCACCTGGGACGAGGTCAACCAGATCATCGCCGCCGCCAACATCTACACCATCAAGAAGCACGGCCCGGACCGCATCATCGGCTTCTCGCCGATTCCCGCGATGTCGATGATTTCGTATGCCGCTGGCAGCCGTTATCTGAGCCTGATCGGCGGCGTCTGCATGAGCTTCTACGACTGGTATTGCGACCTGCCACCGGCCAGTCCGCAGACTTGGGGCGAGCAGACCGACGTGCCCGAAAGCGCCGACTGGTACAACTCCACTTACCTCATCGCGTGGGGCTCCAACGTGCCGCAGACGCGCACGCCCGATGCGCACTTCTTCACCGAAGTGCGCTACAAGGGAGCGAAGGTTGTGGCCGTCACGCCCGACTATTCCGAAGTCGCCAAGCTCGCCGATCTGTGGATGCACCCGCAGCAGGGCACGGACGCTGCCGTCGCGATGGCGATGGGTCACGTGATCCTCAAGGAGTTTTACTTCGACAAGAAGAGTGAGTATTTCGACGCCTACGCACGTCGCTACACCGACCTGCCGCTGCTCGTCGCGCTCAAGGAAAAGAAGCTGCCCGATGGCCGCACCGCGCTGGTGCCCGATCGCTATGTGCGTGCAAGCGACTTCGACAGCAAGCTCGGTCAGGACAACCATCCTGATTGGAAGACCGTGGCCTTCGAGCAGGACGGCCGCGTGGTGGTGCCCAACGGCTCCATCGGTTTCCGCTGGGGTGCTGAAGGCCGTGAAGACCAGGGCCTGTGGAATCTGGAAACCAAGGAAGCGGGCGGCAGCGAGGTGAATCTCAAGCTGTCGGTGATGGAAGACGCAAGCGTTCAGCACTCGGTTGCCGACGTGGCGTTTCCATACTTCGGCGGCGTGGAGTCTCCGAACTTCAAGCACAACGAGCAGGACGGTGACGTGCTCGTGCGCCGCGTGCCGGTCTCGCACATGCAGCTGTCGGGCGATGGTCTGCAAGGCCGTGTGGCGGTTGCCACCGTGTTCGACTTGCTGGCCGCCAACTACGGCATCCATCGCGGTCTGGAAGGCGAGGGACCAGCCACAAGCTACGACGACAACGTGCCTTACACGCCCGCATGGCAGGAGCAGATCACCGGCGTGCCGCGCGATCAGGTCATCACGACCGCACGCGAATTTGCCGACAACGCCGACAAGACGCACGGAAAGTCGATGGTCATCATCGGCGCTGCGATGAACCACTGGTACCACTGCGACATGAACTACCGCGGCATCATCAACATGCTGATGCTGTGCGGCTGCATCGGGCAAAGTGGCGGTGGCTGGGCGCATTACGTGGGTCAGGAAAAGCTGCGACCACAGACCGGTTGGACCGCGCTGGCGTTCGCGCTCGACTGGATGCGTCCACCACGCCAGCAGAACTCCACCAGCTTCTTCTACGCGCACACCGATCAGTGGCGTTATGAAAAGCTGGGCGTGGAAGAAGTGCTCTCGCCACTGGCCGACAAGCGCGACTACAGCGGCTCGATGATCGACTACAACGTGCGCGCCGAGCGCATGGGCTGGCTGCCCAGCGCGCCGCAGCTCAAGACCAATCCGCTGCAGGTGGTGCGCGATGCGCAGGCCGCCAACGTCGATGCCAAGGACTACGTGGTGAACTCGCTCAAGAGCGGATCGCTCACCATGAGCTGCGAAGACCCGGATCATCCCGCCAACTGGCCACGCAACATGTTCGTGTGGCGCTCCAACATTCTGGGCTCGTCGGGCAAGGGCCACGAGTACTTCCTCAAGCATCTGCTGGGCACCACGCACGGCGTGCAGGGCAAGGACCTGGGCCCCGAAGAAGCCAAGCCTGAAGAGGTGCATTGGCACGCCAACGGGCCGGAAGGCAAGCTCGACCTGCTGGTCACGCTGGACTTCCGCATGAGCACGACCTGTCTGTATTCCGACATCGTTCTGCCGACTGCCACGTGGTACGAGAAGAACGACCTCAACACCAGCGACATGCACCCGTTCATCCATCCGCTGTCCGCAGCCGTGGACCCCGCATGGCAGGCGCGCAGCGACTGGGAAATCTACAAGGGTTTCGCCAAGACCTTCAGCGAGCTGTGCGTCGGCCACCTCGGCGTGGAAAAGGAAGTGGTGCTCACTCCGATCATGCACGACACGGCAGCCGAGCTCGCGCAGCCTTTCGGCGTGAAGGACTGGAAGCGCGGCGAGTGCGATCTCATTCCCGGCAAGACGGCTCCGCAAATCAGCGTGGTCGAGCGCGACTACCCGAATGTCTACAAGCGTTTCACCGCACTGGGCCCGTTGATGGAGAAGGTCGGCAACGGCGGCAAGGGCATCGGCTGGAACACCGAGACCGAGGTGGCGCAGTTGGGTGACTTGAACGGCCGTGTGCGCGAAGAAGGCGTGACCAAGGGCATGCCGCGCATCGTGAGCGACATCGACGCGACCGAAGTCGTGATGATGCTCGCGCCCGAAACCAACGGCCATGTGGCCTGCAAGGCATGGGAAGCGCTGGGCAAGCAGACGGGTCTGGATCACGTGCATCTGGCGCTGCATCGCGAGGACGAGAAGATTCGCTTTCGCGATATTCAGGCACAGCCGCGCAAGATCATCAGCTCGCCTACATGGTCGGGTCTGGAGAGTGAAAAGGTCAGCTACAACGCGGGCTACACCAATGTGCATGAGCTGATTCCATGGCGCACGCTCACCGGTCGCCAACAGTTCTATCAGGACCATCCGTGGATGCGTGATTTCGGTGAAGGCTTCGTCAGCTACCGTCCGCCCGTGCACCTGAAGACGCTGCATGAAGTGGAAGGCAAGAAGCCCAACGGCAATCCCGAGATTGCGCTGAACTTCATCACGCCGCACCAGAAATGGGGCATCCACAGCACGTACAGCGACAACCTGCACATGCTCACGCTCAACCGTGGCGGACCGGTCGTCTGGCTGAGCGAGGACGACGCCAAGCGCGCAGGCATCGAGGACAACGACTGGGTCGAACTCTTCAACACCAACGGTGCGATTGCAGCACGTGCGGTGGTCAGCCAGCGCGTGAACCAGGGCATGGTGATGATGTACCACGCACAGGAAAAGATCATCAACACGCCGGGCTCGGAGATCACCGGAACACGTGGCGGCATCCACAACTCCGTCACGCGGATCGTGCTCAAGCCCACCCACATGATCGGCGGCTACGCGCAGTACAGCTACGGCTTCAACTACTACGGAACCATCGGCACCAACCGCGATGAGTTCGTGCTGGTGCGCAAGATGCGCCGCGTCGATTGGCTCGACGAAGAACACAAGAACAACCCCACGCACGCCTGA